The genomic stretch TGGGtataagcctgaatacgggaaatatccatgccctccacaaaggaggctgtcgtgcactcatttatcagatgtggtcccaacccattcacgaacaaatgcaccctatcGCTCATCTCgaccaccatatggggagcataccttgctaaagaatcaaactgcatactatactctcacacactcatattaccttgtctaagtttcaagaacttatcagctctagctcgttgTATCttaactggcaagtagtgacgaagaaaggcctcagaaaattccttccacacagctggaggagcgttcgaacccctggatctctcccaactattaTACCAAAAAActgctaaatcccgtaaccgataagaagccaactctactgcctctgtattaCTAGCATGCACAACCCgtagtgtacgatgaacctgatcaataaaagtcagggggtcctccttggggtctgatccggtaaacaatGGAGGGTCTAGATTAATAAAATCACAAACTCTCGTACTAATTGGTTTATCAACAGCACcggtattctgcctctgagcctgaacAACTACCAAGCTAGTTAACAACTGCACcacactctgcatatcctggtctgtagtgctaGACGGAGGAACTGGTGGTGTTGGAAGCCTCCTAATATCCTTTGGAGGagacggagtagatgaggtatgagacggcatctcactttgagcctcactttggccagctctggcttggggcacctgactcgTACACTCTCAtgcagctgtatcaagccgtctactaatcgcttgcttcctagtcgaaggcatcgctgaaagaaaataAGGTGAATATTGGAGACGAACACTtatgactcaactctacgcacgatctagattcaggaagaaggcaacaaccctagatgtcaagtagcctcctgattataaatgtagcacactacacatccataatcaagactctactagacacggctcatagacaacccctaggacagacttgctctgataccaagtttgtcatgacccaaacttgagggccatgactagcacccggccatacttgccgagcaccaacgtacattttatctagccttctttattatcttttagggcagacgagatcaatataaatggtagacatggatcatggacaaccaacaataaaagatgatggcatgaacatacataacatgggatgactagacaatcaagaaactatatataaggtacgagctatcacgctaccatgaaagactatacaataaaaatcagccgacaaggcataccaaactatacatgagtcgacacctgtctatgagcctctaatggaacataagtgctgcaacatagccggaacagggccccgacatacccataatatctataacaaaaatgcataacaAGACTACGAcaagtccgaagaagggatctcgccaatcaccgctaaACTAGAcagcctactatggtgggggagctgcgtctgcctgtctattaggacctgcagcacgacatgcagcgtccacagtcagtacaaataaagtactgagtatgtaaggcagggaaccatatgtacgaacagtaatgtaagcagggatagagaatatacaacctgtaacatctgggaacctctgagggctacttacatgaaatgcatgatacatatgtatatatacataatcttttaaaacatacgcctatgtgggcatcatcatcatcatatcgtacccagccgtaataggctcggtaaaaatgtacctaGCCATCATAAGGCtgggtagaatcgtacccggccacgtggagctcggtaaaactcaacagatcagtggttgcacaataggtatcATACTCGTCCGTCTATAGCgcagctcggtagagtaaaatagatatatatatatatatatatatatatatatatatatatatatatatatatatatatatatatatatatatatatatatatattgcatgctggactcattggaataatattctgaacctttcagagtgacgtaaggtcggtatcctctgtacacgttattaggactaactattcatcatgaatcttataagaatcaggaagtaccaacaacattgataacataagaataagag from Nicotiana sylvestris chromosome 12, ASM39365v2, whole genome shotgun sequence encodes the following:
- the LOC138883065 gene encoding uncharacterized protein, coding for MPSHTSSTPSPPKDIRRLPTPPVPPSSTTDQDMQSVVQLLTSLVVVQAQRQNTGAVDKPISTRVCDFINLDPPLFTGSDPKEDPLTFIDQVHRTLRVVHASNTEAVELASYRLRDLAVFWYNSWERSRGSNAPPAVWKEFSEAFLRHYLPVKIQRARADKFLKLRQGNMSPGHMIQDCPNRGGGGMAQPTGFMSGSFSSVRPPARGFQQSTGRGRDVFPDELPGLPPEREIEFSIDVLLDTQPIFIPPYRMASTELQELKAQLKDLLDKGFIRPNTSPWGAPVLFVQKKDGSLKMCIDYGQLNKFTIKNKYPLPKIDDLFDQL